One window of the Andreesenia angusta genome contains the following:
- a CDS encoding SigB/SigF/SigG family RNA polymerase sigma factor — MGNSTSNEAKEKLKIKKDSKELFRKYAETKNIDVREELISRYMYIAEILSKKYANKGIDYDDIYQVACIGLIYAVDRFDIDKGYEFSSFATPTIIGEIKKYFRDKGWAIRVPRRIQELSQKVNLAKTTLSQELQRAPNVYELAEYLNSTPEEVLEVMEASKVYTPQSLDISYESDGDDKEISLSDLIGEEDKQFLKIENNDFLSKTIEKLNRIEKQIISDRYFNKKTQIEIANDLGISQMTVSRMEKKIIEKFKRELEKTNS; from the coding sequence ATGGGCAATTCTACATCAAACGAAGCAAAAGAAAAGCTTAAAATCAAGAAAGACAGTAAAGAGCTTTTTAGAAAATATGCAGAGACGAAAAACATTGATGTCAGAGAAGAGCTCATATCGAGATATATGTATATAGCGGAGATTCTATCTAAAAAGTATGCTAACAAGGGAATCGACTACGATGACATATATCAAGTGGCTTGTATAGGCCTTATATATGCAGTTGACAGGTTTGATATAGATAAGGGCTACGAATTTTCAAGCTTTGCGACACCTACTATAATAGGAGAGATAAAGAAGTACTTCAGGGACAAAGGCTGGGCTATCAGGGTTCCTAGAAGGATTCAAGAGCTCTCTCAAAAAGTTAATCTGGCAAAAACGACTTTGAGCCAGGAGCTTCAAAGAGCTCCAAATGTATATGAGTTGGCTGAATACTTGAACTCCACACCGGAAGAAGTGCTGGAGGTTATGGAAGCGAGCAAGGTATACACGCCTCAATCGCTAGATATTTCGTACGAATCGGATGGAGATGACAAGGAGATATCGCTTTCTGATCTAATAGGAGAAGAGGACAAGCAGTTCTTGAAGATAGAGAACAATGACTTCCTGTCTAAGACTATAGAGAAGCTCAACAGAATAGAGAAGCAGATAATAAGTGACAGGTATTTCAACAAGAAAACTCAGATAGAGATAGCAAACGACTTGGGCATATCCCAGATGACTGTCTCTAGAATGGAAAAGAAGATAATAGAGAAGTTCAAAAGGGAACTGGAAAAGACAAACTCATAG
- a CDS encoding ATP-binding protein, with protein MESVKDVIKLKIPARGEYLSLIRLTASSIAAKMGFNIDDIDDVKVSVGEACTSIIESLNPKEESEFKIEYVVSEDSLDIEIKSKVRSEREETEEIDEDAMELASLLEDGLGIMIIQSLMDDVDISKSEEGEMEIKMTKSKKDE; from the coding sequence ATGGAGAGCGTAAAGGATGTCATAAAACTTAAAATACCGGCTAGAGGTGAATACTTAAGCCTCATAAGACTCACAGCGTCTTCAATTGCGGCTAAGATGGGGTTCAATATAGATGATATAGACGACGTAAAGGTATCTGTAGGAGAAGCCTGCACAAGTATAATAGAGAGTCTGAATCCCAAAGAGGAAAGCGAATTCAAGATAGAGTATGTAGTTTCAGAGGATAGTTTAGATATAGAAATAAAAAGCAAGGTTAGATCAGAACGAGAAGAGACTGAAGAAATAGACGAAGATGCTATGGAACTGGCGTCACTTCTAGAAGATGGGCTTGGAATAATGATAATACAGTCGCTGATGGATGATGTAGATATTTCAAAGTCAGAAGAAGGCGAAATGGAAATAAAAATGACAAAGTCGAAAAAGGATGAGTAA